In Sparus aurata chromosome 3, fSpaAur1.1, whole genome shotgun sequence, the following are encoded in one genomic region:
- the znf706 gene encoding zinc finger protein 706: MARGHQKLQSQQKNAKKQAEMKKAKGHDQKTAAKAALVFTCLVCKSQMPDPKTFKQHFESKHPKSPLPAELEGVEA; this comes from the exons ATGGCACGCGGGCATCAGAAGCTTCAGTCTCAGCAGAAAAATGCCAAGAAACAGGCGGAGATGAAGAAAGCCAAGGGTCATGATCAGAAGACGGCAGCCAAGGCAGCGCTAGTGTTCACCTGCCTTGTGTGCAAG TCCCAGATGCCTGACCCAAAAACCTTCAAGCAGCACTTTGAGAGCAAGCACCCGAAATCCCCTCTGCCCGCCGAGTTAGAGGGAGTGGAGGCATAA
- the ywhaz gene encoding 14-3-3 protein zeta/delta codes for MASKEDLIEKAKMAEQAERYEDMASLMKQCTEECDEELDNEDRNLLSVAYKNVVGAKRSSWRVLSSMEQKADNEKLKELTKNYKAKIESELNDVCQCVLELLEKHLIPKAKKKESQVFYMKMMGDYYRYKAEVASEDKCKAEVDCSQKAYEKAYELCKEEMPSTHPIRLGLALNYSVFHYEIANNPKEACELAKKAFDDAITELDSIKCDSYKDSTLIMQLLRDNLTLWTSDSCQADGEDSEQQPAE; via the exons ATGGCAAGCAAGGAGGACCTGATCGAGAAAGCAAAAATGGCGGAGCAGGCTGAGCGCTATGAAGACATGGCCAGCCTTATGAAGCAATGCACAGAAGAATGTGATGAGGAGCTCGACAATGAGGACCGCAACCTGCTCTCTGTTGCCTACAAGAACGTGGTGGGGGCTAAGAGGTCCTCCTGGAGGGTGTTGTCCAGCATGGAGCAGAAGGCTGACAACGAGAAGCTCAAAGAGTTGACCAAGAATTACAAGGCAAAGATCGAGAGTGAGCTGAACGATGTCTGCCAATGCGTACTG GAACTGCTCGAAAAGCATCTGATCCCCAAAGCCAAAAAGAAGGAGAGCCAAGTCTTTTACATGAAGATGATGGGAGACTACTACCGCTATAAGGCTGAGGTGGCCTCTGAGGACAAATGTAAAGCTG AAGTTGATTGCTCACAAAAAGCCTACGAGAAGGCCTATGAACTCTGCAAGGAAGAGATGCCGTCTACACATCCCATCCGCCTAGGCCTCGCTCTTAACTACTCTGTCTTCCACTATGAGATTGCCAACAATCCTAAAGAAGCCTGTGAGCTGGCCAAGAAA GCCTTTGATGACGCCATTACCGAACTGGATAGTATCAAGTGTGACTCCTACAAAGACAGCACCTTGATCATGCAGCTGCTCCGTGACAATCTGACA CTGTGGACTTCAGATTCATGCCAGGCTGACGGAGAGGATTCGGAACAGCAGCCAGCCGAGTAG